The window TTCTGGCTCAGTGAGAATTCTTCCGGTGTAGTAGTGATATCTTCGTTTTCGTTAGAAACAACTACATCGTTATCACCTTTACCACCGTTACGTACTACAACTGGTCCTTCAGTAGTAGCAAGGATGTATTCGTCATACAGATCATCATAAACAGAATCTCCGCGAACAAATCCACCAAATACTACTTCTACTTTAGAACCGCCGATACGAACATTGTGGTCAGCTCCGAAGCCGGCTTCGTTATCATAACCGTTGATACCTAATTTGAAGGCACCTACACGGGCATCTCCGGCTACAAAAGACTTGGTTAACGTCCACAGAGAGTCTCCGGCAACTGCGTCGTTACCTTCTCCGCTGTCATTAAACTTCAGGTCTTCAGCTCCACCGAGAACTGGGCCCCAATCTTCCCATCCACCGGCCAACAATGGTCCGTTACCGGAAAGGAAATTAATGGTTGAATCCTGTCCACCACCGGCTTGAACATCAGCAGGAAGTGCTGAACTATCTGCAAGGTGGTAGTAAGCTGCACGAAGATCTACCTCAAATACAACATCGGTATCTTCAGAGAATACATCGTTAGGTGTAATTCCATCGAAGTAAGGGATGTTACCATCAGGTGCGTTCTGAGCCAGGTATCGGCCTTCAAACAGTCCCTCTTCAGTAACAGTGATCATTTTGTTATCACCACTTTCCCATGTTACAGATTCATCATCATTCACAATAGTGAATTTATATGCGTAGGTACTTGGGATTGGTTTATCGGTACTGAAAGTAACAGAACCTTCGTAGATACCTTCGGTTTGAGACTCAGTGAGGTTGTATTCTCCAGCACTCCAGTCAGCTTCAAATGCACCTGTAACAGAAACGGATTCTGTTTGTGGGTCGAAGTTTCCGTTCAGTTCCTGAATAGACATGTCTACCTGGAAGAATAACTCAACTTCACCAAAAGTAGCGTTGTTTAAGTCATCGTAATCAAACTCAGGCATTTCCGCTCCGAGGGTAGAATCCATACTTACTGTAAAGGTTCGGTTATCATTTCGGCCTTCATATCCACCATTAATTCTACCTGAATTGGAATAGATGTGATATTTGAAAGCGTATTCGCCTGGCGACAGAACGAGAGCTTTGGTATAAATACCATCTTCATCGCTGTCTGTTAAAGTATCAGCAGCAGTATCCCAGCCGTTCATTGATCCGGGGATAGTAACAAAATCTTCTCCCGGCACGAATGCAGCGGAGTCAATGATATCGTTCATATCAGCCTGGAATGTGATTTCATAGCCGAATGTGTGCATTCCAAGATCAGAAAAGTCGTTCTCATCTTTAACAATCCATTCTGAAGATGCAGCATCGGTTCCAAAAGAGGCTAAAGCAGTAGTGTTACCACTAAATACGTTAGACTTTCGTACCAAGGTGTGATTTTGGGTACCGTTTGATACACCGGCAACATCCCAACCACTTCCGGGATCATTGTCAGGGTCACCAAACACATCTATAATTGTTGTGTCTGTTCCTGAAATATGGATGACAGCACGTGCATCATCACCATTGTGATGAACAGCACTTGGGTAGCTTAGTACTTCATCAGCCATTGTAGTGTCATATAGTGCTGAATCGATTGAGCTGTTTGCAAGAACATATGTTTGGTATGGTGCAAGACTGGCTCCTGTTGGAAATGTATGATAATACTCCCAGCCACCACCATTTACCGACTGTGCAAGTTGGTAGTCATCTAAATTTAGTGTATCACCACTTGCATTAAATAGCTCTATCGCCTTGTTATTACTTGAGCCTTCTATGTACTCAGAAATAATAAGGGCTTCTTGTGCCTGTACATTTACAAACCCTAAAAGGGCGAAAAGTACAGCACTGAATAAGGTTGTAACCTTTTTCATAGTTGCTCCTATGTTTATTGTTATTGTTTCTGCGTGTGCAGTTTCTTATTAAAAATCTATTTGTAAGGTCCAAAGAATGGGATCTTCCAAATACTCATGGGTCATATAGGTCGCTCCAAAATTGGCGCCTATCCCGTTAAAATCATACTTCAGGCCAAATCCTGCGGTCAGTCCCTGATCTTCTATCTGAGTGGAAAACAAACTTCGGTATCCTCCCCTCAAAAACAACAGATCATTGAACCCATATTCAATTCCCAGATCTATACTTTCCGAGTTATCGCTTGGGTGTTTAGCATCAATGGCTAACTCAACTTTATGGCTTTCAATATCCAGGGCATCAATGGCAACCCCTACTTTAAACAGCAGCGGCATTGGCCAGGAATCGGTACCGAGATACCCTTCCAGCCGGTCATTATTCCCATTTATACTTTCGTCAATATCGATGGCTTGCCTCAGATCATCACCCGACATTTTCATTTCGTTTCCGAAATTGGTCATCGACATCCCAATTCTCAGGTTTTTGAAATCCGTACGGTAAAATACGCCGAGATCAACCGCAAAACCGGTGGCCGACTCATTCCAGATCTTTTCCTGTACAAACTTGGTGTTGGCTCCGATAGAAAACTGGTCGGTGATAAATCTTGAATAAGAAACAGCAACAGCCAGGTTAGTCGGGGTAAACACCTCTCCGGTTCCTTCCGGTATCTCAATGGTTCTCACCTCAATTTCACCGTGATCGATGGCGCGTACGGAAAGGGCAAAATTACCAAGATTACCCCCATTTATAACTACCGAAGCATCCTGAATCTGGGAGTCGAGGAACCAGTTCATGTTCGAGAATGTCACCGTGTTGTTTTCGAGCTGTGCCATGCCTGCCGGGTTCCAAAACATGGAGCTTCCGTCATCAGCAATAGCTACATATGCACCACCCATGGCCGTAGCCTTGGCGCCAGACGAAATACTTAAAAAAGCGGCGGCTGTAGTTCCAACTTTATCTTGTGCCTGCACATTCGCTGCTAAAACCACGCTGGTTGCTAACAACAAACAGTACTTGACTGCCTTAACTATGTTCATTGTTTGACCTTTCATTATTTAATAAGTGCAATTTTTCCTGTTTTAGTACCAACGCCCGGAGCCTTCAGGTGATAGTAGTAGACTCCATACGCCACATCAAGATTTTCTCTTGTGCGCAAGTCCCAGTCAACATATCCGCGATCGATGGAAGCATCGTGCTGAAGTTCACGTACCAGTTCCCCCCTAACTGTGAAGATTCGTATCGTTGAACCCTCGGGTACATTCTGGAACTGAATTTTGCGTTCCCCTCGCCCACTTGTGATAGTTGGCGGTAATTTCCCTTCCCAGCTGGCTGCGCTTACATATGGATTCGGCACCACTCTTACCTGATCGAGCCTGTCTTTAGCTGACTCATTATCTACGTTAGATGATTTGGTGGTGTACGAATAGGTATCACTGGAACCAAAAGACTTATACGTCTTGATTTCATAAATATCGCCGGCTTCCGGCAGGTCTCCGGTTGGCACGCGCCCTTGTCCCAGCACTGTTTCATATACAATTCGGAATTCAAAAACCGGGCTTAGAGAATCACCAAAGCTGTCGTAGATATAGACGAATTCACGATCGCCCAGTCTTCCGTCCTGAGTGCCCTGGGTTTCATCAAAAGCGAATGGCACTTCTTCTCCGGTAACGGTATTGGTTACGGTGAAGTTGACATCCACAGCCGGTGTATTTCTGGCACTTGGTCCGGTACCATTCACCGTATCAAGAGAGGTTGCAACATCCTGATCAAAAAATTCAATTTCATAATCATATGGAGCTTCGAGAGCGGTAAACTGCCAAAACGGACTGTTACTCAACGTTCCATCACGAACCAGAACATCAATTTTAAGGGAATCATCGTCTGCCCAGCCTGATTCGTCCTGATTTATACGGGTTTCATCATTCTGGAAAGCCAGTCTCATTCCGTCAAAAATATTCGATTCTGAATCAGAAAGTGGCACATCGGAAAGTATGATGTCGCCATTGTTAACCACAGAATAGGTTGTTGCCGGGTAGGTATTCCCCGGGAAGCGTACTTCATACTCTGCATTCTCCTTCAGGAATACCGGGTCCAGTACTTCCACAAATACATCACCGGTTGCATTACCCTGTGGGTGGCCTACATCTCCAACAACCGATCCGGCCTGAAAACCAAGAACAGGTGTGTTTGGCTCAACTTCAACAACATTAATATCTGTTACCGTGGAACCATCATCCCGAATAGTTACCGAGAAGTTATTCTCAGCGGGATAAAAATCGATGCTTCCCCTGTCGTATGCAGCAAGTGCATAATAGTAGGTTTGTCCGTTCACAACATTGGTATCAACAAAGGAGTGTTTAAGGCCGGTATCATCCCCTAAATAGAATGGAACGCCACGTACACGATCGGCAAGATCGGGATTGTACACATAAGTCGGGTCGTTCTGTCCGGTTGAGGTGTCTTCTGCTGCCTGCCATAATCCGTTGATTCCATTATCCAGATCAAACTGTGCGATCGGCTCCAAAAGAGCATCATTCCCAAAGGCATCTGTAATACGGCCCGGATCCAGGAAGTTGGGATCGGTACTTTTGAAGATTTTGTAGCCCTCAAAATCCTGTCCTAAAATCGGGTCAATACTTTCTTCGGCTATACTATTCCAGTACAGGGTAACCCGTTCATCTCCAACGGCTGCTTTAAGGGTTGGTTTTTCAGGCGGACGGGCAAAGTTATAATTCCGGTTATAGATTTCCTGAATAGTCTGCACGTTGTTGGTGATGTTGGCAAGGTCTTCACCAAATACCAGGGCAAGTGAGAATCGAATGGTTTCGCCCGGTTCAAGTCGGAAATATCCCGAGCTAAAGATAAAGTCACCATCTACACCACCAGCCTGCCTGTCTTCGTTAAGCTGATTATTTGGGGTGAAGAAGCCCGGAGACATCGCATCCCAAACCTGGGAGTCTTCATTCAGGCGAACAGCACCCGGAGGTGTAAAATAATAGAAACTTGAAAGACCAACCTGATCTGTCTCGTCCACATCAAGGTTTTCAAAATTGGGTTCACCAACGGTGGGTACGCCATCTCCTTCACCGGCATCACCGGTTCCGGATACACCATCTGCACCCACATCATCGGTAAGCGGGTTCCAGTCAGAGTCGTTGTCAATTCCGTCCGAACCGGATTCATCAATCATAGGGTTTAACAGACCATGGGTGATAGAATCTTGGCGGGTTGGTGCACCATTACCCACATCTTCGGCAAAACCGAGGTAATTTTTGTAATACAATGCAGGAAGGAAGCGAATGCCACCGGTAATTTCCTGCTGGCGTCGCTCAAAGTGCAGCAGCTGATCTTCATCAATCAATCCATCCAGGTCATCGTCAATAAGATTCTTCTCGGTTACTGTAATCGTCTCGTTTCGGTTCTGAACCTCTTTAGTTACTTCTTCAAGAGTCATTCCGGGAGAAAGCTGATACTCTATACCCTGAGATGTTACCGTGGTAGTTCCGCTTCCCAGGAATACAAACGAGCGTTCGCCTGTCTCTTGATCAATCAAAATAATGGGATCGCCTTCACTTAAAGTGCGAGGCTGAAAATCCTGACTTTGAAACACGTTACCTTGTCCGGCAAGGGATGGGTCAATATAAGGGAATCCGTCAATGTTTAACTCATTAGGATCGCCATCACCATCGTTATCAATACCATCTTCAGGGTCGCCGGGACTTTCCATAAAGGCGTACCCTACATATCCCACGTCGTTACCGTCGTTGTTGGTTCCATCGGCATCCCATGAGTACACAATTCGGTTAGCCTGATCAAAGAAAGCCAGGTCATCCTGCGTATCTCCTGAACCGGTAACGGCACTTTCTCCGGCAGCTGTACCTACAACCAAACCGACAGATACCCTCGGATAGGTCGTGGTACTGGTGTTTGTCAATTCGTAGATATAAAACATGGCGTCCTGAGCCAGGAACTGAGACCATTGAAGGCCACGCACGCTCATAGCCAGCCCCTGTCCATCCCTGGAAGGATCGGTACTGTCTGGCTGGAAGGGTGAAATTTCCCCCTGGT of the Gracilimonas sediminicola genome contains:
- a CDS encoding lamin tail domain-containing protein, whose product is MKKVTTLFSAVLFALLGFVNVQAQEALIISEYIEGSSNNKAIELFNASGDTLNLDDYQLAQSVNGGGWEYYHTFPTGASLAPYQTYVLANSSIDSALYDTTMADEVLSYPSAVHHNGDDARAVIHISGTDTTIIDVFGDPDNDPGSGWDVAGVSNGTQNHTLVRKSNVFSGNTTALASFGTDAASSEWIVKDENDFSDLGMHTFGYEITFQADMNDIIDSAAFVPGEDFVTIPGSMNGWDTAADTLTDSDEDGIYTKALVLSPGEYAFKYHIYSNSGRINGGYEGRNDNRTFTVSMDSTLGAEMPEFDYDDLNNATFGEVELFFQVDMSIQELNGNFDPQTESVSVTGAFEADWSAGEYNLTESQTEGIYEGSVTFSTDKPIPSTYAYKFTIVNDDESVTWESGDNKMITVTEEGLFEGRYLAQNAPDGNIPYFDGITPNDVFSEDTDVVFEVDLRAAYYHLADSSALPADVQAGGGQDSTINFLSGNGPLLAGGWEDWGPVLGGAEDLKFNDSGEGNDAVAGDSLWTLTKSFVAGDARVGAFKLGINGYDNEAGFGADHNVRIGGSKVEVVFGGFVRGDSVYDDLYDEYILATTEGPVVVRNGGKGDNDVVVSNENEDITTTPEEFSLSQNYPNPFNPTTNINFTLPSATQVTLTVYNILGQQVAQLVNGRMTAGQHTVQFDASKLASGMYLYRIEAGTFTQNKKMMLIK
- a CDS encoding PorV/PorQ family protein; translation: MNIVKAVKYCLLLATSVVLAANVQAQDKVGTTAAAFLSISSGAKATAMGGAYVAIADDGSSMFWNPAGMAQLENNTVTFSNMNWFLDSQIQDASVVINGGNLGNFALSVRAIDHGEIEVRTIEIPEGTGEVFTPTNLAVAVSYSRFITDQFSIGANTKFVQEKIWNESATGFAVDLGVFYRTDFKNLRIGMSMTNFGNEMKMSGDDLRQAIDIDESINGNNDRLEGYLGTDSWPMPLLFKVGVAIDALDIESHKVELAIDAKHPSDNSESIDLGIEYGFNDLLFLRGGYRSLFSTQIEDQGLTAGFGLKYDFNGIGANFGATYMTHEYLEDPILWTLQIDF